In Selenomonas dianae, a genomic segment contains:
- the cbiT gene encoding precorrin-6Y C5,15-methyltransferase (decarboxylating) subunit CbiT: MNLGIKDEAFVRGKVPMTKEEIRILTLAKAQIERDSVVYDVGAGTGSLSIEAARLAPAGHVYAIEKNPEGIGLIAENARHFGVENITVVEGAAPAALEGLPELDVALIGGSGRKLSDILDIIGERLRSHGRIVTNAITVQTVAACLDYFHAHADSYTYEAIQVQISRLERVGPYDMAKALNPIYIITAQRK; encoded by the coding sequence ATGAATCTTGGAATAAAGGACGAGGCGTTTGTACGCGGCAAGGTACCCATGACGAAGGAGGAGATTCGCATCCTCACACTCGCCAAGGCACAGATCGAGCGCGATTCCGTCGTCTATGATGTCGGTGCGGGCACCGGATCGCTTTCGATCGAGGCGGCGCGACTTGCTCCTGCGGGGCATGTGTATGCGATTGAGAAGAATCCCGAGGGCATTGGTCTGATTGCGGAGAACGCAAGACATTTCGGGGTGGAGAATATTACCGTCGTCGAGGGGGCCGCCCCTGCGGCACTGGAGGGGCTTCCTGAACTTGATGTGGCTTTGATTGGCGGCAGCGGGCGAAAACTCTCGGACATTCTGGATATTATCGGAGAGCGTCTGCGTTCTCACGGGCGTATCGTGACGAATGCGATCACGGTGCAGACGGTCGCCGCCTGTCTGGATTATTTTCATGCACACGCAGACAGCTATACATACGAAGCGATACAGGTACAGATCAGCCGGTTGGAGCGTGTCGGTCCATACGATATGGCAAAGGCACTCAACCCCATCTATATTATCACAGCTCAGAGAAAGTGA
- the cobU gene encoding bifunctional adenosylcobinamide kinase/adenosylcobinamide-phosphate guanylyltransferase, whose amino-acid sequence MGQIVLVTGGVRSGKSAFAEQYATHCAATHGAQVAYIATAQVYDEEMRQRVDLHQARRPSGWATYEAPFDTENAIRAAGAEHGVILFDCITMFLSNDMLQYSEEEQERDSFALHVEERIHALVQAAEEVDATTIFVTNEVGAGIVPEHRLGRLYRDMAGLANQQIARSAAEVYLVTCGIPVNIKKLAEVI is encoded by the coding sequence ATGGGACAGATAGTTTTGGTCACGGGCGGTGTGCGCTCGGGCAAATCTGCATTTGCCGAGCAATACGCCACACATTGTGCCGCAACGCATGGGGCGCAGGTTGCCTACATTGCGACCGCTCAAGTCTACGATGAGGAGATGCGCCAACGCGTCGATCTTCATCAGGCACGCCGTCCTTCGGGCTGGGCGACCTATGAGGCTCCGTTTGATACAGAGAATGCCATTCGTGCCGCAGGAGCGGAGCATGGCGTGATTCTCTTCGACTGTATTACAATGTTCCTGAGCAACGATATGCTCCAATATTCCGAGGAGGAGCAGGAACGAGATTCTTTTGCACTCCATGTGGAGGAGCGGATTCATGCGCTCGTTCAGGCGGCTGAGGAGGTCGATGCAACCACGATCTTCGTGACCAATGAGGTGGGGGCGGGCATCGTGCCGGAGCATCGCCTCGGGCGGCTCTATCGAGATATGGCAGGGCTTGCAAATCAACAGATTGCGCGGAGTGCGGCAGAGGTCTATCTCGTCACCTGCGGGATTCCCGTGAATATCAAGAAACTTGCGGAGGTGATCTGA
- the cobM gene encoding precorrin-4 C(11)-methyltransferase, whose protein sequence is MIHIVGAGPGDPELITVKGARYLSEADVIIYAGSLVNPALLDMCKAGAEIHNSAHMTLDEVVEVITRAEADGKMTVRLHTGDPAIYGAIQEQMDAWEKRGFDYDVVPGVSSFLGTAAALRQEYTLPGISQTVIITRNEGRTPVPEREKLRSLAAHHATMCIFLSIAMIEEVVAELIAGGYEDTTPIAIVQRATWPEQKILRGTLKSIAEQVKSEEVDRTAMIVVGDCLNTEYDLSRLYAPEFSHMFREAKS, encoded by the coding sequence ATGATCCATATTGTCGGCGCAGGTCCCGGTGATCCCGAACTCATTACGGTGAAGGGGGCACGCTATCTCTCCGAGGCGGATGTCATCATCTATGCCGGTTCGCTTGTCAATCCTGCTCTCCTCGATATGTGCAAGGCGGGGGCGGAGATTCACAACTCGGCGCATATGACCCTCGACGAGGTTGTGGAGGTCATCACACGTGCAGAGGCGGACGGCAAGATGACCGTCCGTCTGCATACGGGCGATCCCGCAATTTATGGTGCGATTCAGGAGCAGATGGATGCATGGGAGAAGCGCGGATTTGACTACGATGTTGTGCCGGGGGTCAGTTCCTTCCTCGGGACGGCGGCGGCACTCCGGCAGGAGTACACCCTGCCGGGCATCTCACAGACGGTCATCATCACGCGCAACGAGGGGCGGACACCCGTCCCGGAGCGTGAGAAGCTGCGCAGTCTCGCCGCACATCACGCGACCATGTGCATCTTCCTCTCAATTGCGATGATTGAGGAGGTTGTGGCGGAGCTCATCGCAGGCGGCTATGAGGATACTACGCCGATTGCCATTGTCCAGCGTGCGACGTGGCCGGAGCAGAAGATTCTGCGCGGTACGCTCAAGTCGATTGCGGAACAAGTGAAGTCAGAGGAGGTTGACCGCACAGCGATGATTGTGGTTGGAGACTGCCTCAATACGGAGTATGATCTCTCACGGCTTTATGCGCCCGAGTTTTCGCACATGTTCCGGGAAGCGAAGTCGTGA
- a CDS encoding cobyrinate a,c-diamide synthase — protein sequence MQWNIPRIVIAATQSGGGKTTLVTGLLAALRTRGLCVQSFKVGPDYIDLGYHQLAGGRTGHNLDTWLVPEERLTEIFARECAGADIAVIEGVMGLYDGGRHGISSTAAIAKALGAPVLLVIDAKSVGASAAATALGFREYDGAVNLAGILLNRLGSETHEEMIREAMAGIDLPVYGALRRDAALALPERHLGLTPVEEHAAAATVRAVGERVEEGLDLTGILELSRSVGPLTIAEGRRVEKSDPVRIGVARDEAFSFYYAASLAELEMHGAEIVEFSPLHDEILPDVNGIIIGGGFPEMFAGELSANASMRTSIRRAAEAGMPIYAECGGYMYLMEFLADFTGAEHEMAGIFPVRARMTEKLQMVGYVEAAQKADTVLGTAGLLLHGHEFHFSVEETDVTAEIVRPFRFTKLRNGAQYAAGCIYKNALGSYLHLHFAGAQTAAKHFVEACRGWDR from the coding sequence ATGCAGTGGAATATTCCGCGCATTGTCATTGCGGCGACGCAGTCGGGCGGCGGCAAGACAACGCTTGTGACAGGACTTCTTGCGGCTCTGCGCACGCGTGGTCTTTGCGTGCAGTCGTTCAAGGTGGGACCGGACTACATTGACCTCGGCTATCACCAGCTGGCAGGCGGTCGGACAGGGCATAATCTGGATACGTGGCTCGTTCCTGAGGAGCGACTGACGGAGATCTTTGCACGTGAGTGTGCGGGCGCGGACATCGCCGTCATCGAGGGGGTTATGGGGCTCTACGACGGCGGGCGGCACGGCATCAGCTCGACCGCTGCGATTGCAAAGGCACTGGGTGCACCCGTGCTCCTCGTCATCGACGCAAAGTCGGTCGGCGCATCTGCGGCGGCGACGGCTCTCGGTTTCCGCGAATATGACGGTGCAGTGAATCTCGCGGGTATTCTCCTCAACCGTCTTGGCAGTGAGACGCATGAGGAGATGATTCGCGAGGCAATGGCTGGCATTGATCTTCCTGTCTATGGCGCGTTGCGGCGCGATGCTGCGCTGGCTCTTCCCGAGCGGCATCTCGGACTGACTCCCGTAGAGGAGCACGCCGCAGCGGCGACCGTTCGCGCCGTTGGAGAACGCGTGGAGGAAGGGCTGGATCTCACCGGCATTCTGGAACTTTCCCGCAGTGTTGGGCCCCTGACGATTGCAGAGGGCAGGCGTGTGGAGAAATCCGATCCCGTACGCATCGGTGTGGCACGCGACGAGGCGTTCTCGTTTTACTATGCGGCAAGTCTTGCAGAACTTGAGATGCACGGTGCGGAGATTGTAGAGTTCAGCCCTTTGCATGATGAAATACTGCCCGACGTGAACGGCATCATCATCGGTGGGGGCTTCCCCGAGATGTTTGCGGGAGAGCTTTCTGCAAACGCCTCCATGCGCACCTCTATCCGTCGAGCGGCTGAGGCGGGAATGCCCATCTATGCAGAGTGCGGCGGCTATATGTATCTGATGGAGTTCCTTGCTGATTTTACGGGTGCCGAACATGAGATGGCGGGGATCTTTCCCGTACGTGCACGCATGACGGAGAAACTGCAGATGGTCGGCTATGTAGAGGCTGCGCAGAAAGCAGATACCGTGCTCGGCACTGCAGGGCTTCTTCTGCATGGGCATGAGTTCCACTTCTCCGTCGAGGAGACGGATGTGACAGCTGAGATCGTGCGTCCATTTCGCTTCACGAAGCTGCGCAATGGGGCGCAGTATGCAGCGGGCTGTATCTATAAGAACGCACTTGGCAGCTATCTGCATCTGCATTTCGCGGGTGCGCAGACGGCTGCGAAGCACTTTGTGGAGGCGTGTCGCGGATGGGACAGATAG
- the cbiE gene encoding precorrin-6y C5,15-methyltransferase (decarboxylating) subunit CbiE — protein sequence MTHKIIVVGIGPGDSAYLLPKAQKIIDNARILVGGRRALADYSRSGARECAIGADIPSVLSFIRESLAEDDVVVMVSGDPGYYSLLDALRRTFPIGQIDVVPGISSLQLAFARMALPWHSARLLSFHGREPMETELFRAPEAVLGMLTDGRNNSQTIATRLLSCGWRENDRMYVCTRLSYEDEEIIEMTLGAAKAGTGIGHGVIIVCAHEENV from the coding sequence GTGACGCATAAAATCATCGTTGTTGGAATAGGCCCGGGAGATTCTGCCTATCTGTTGCCAAAAGCACAGAAAATAATTGACAATGCCCGTATTCTTGTCGGGGGACGACGTGCACTTGCAGATTATTCACGCAGCGGAGCGCGGGAGTGCGCCATCGGTGCGGATATTCCTTCGGTGCTTTCCTTTATTCGGGAGTCTCTTGCAGAGGATGATGTGGTGGTCATGGTCTCTGGCGACCCCGGTTACTACTCTTTGCTTGACGCTCTGCGCCGTACGTTTCCCATCGGGCAGATCGATGTTGTGCCCGGCATCAGCTCGTTGCAGCTCGCGTTCGCACGGATGGCTCTGCCGTGGCACTCGGCACGCCTCCTCAGCTTTCACGGGCGGGAGCCCATGGAGACGGAACTCTTTCGTGCACCCGAGGCTGTGCTCGGGATGCTGACGGATGGGCGCAACAATTCACAGACGATTGCCACACGTCTGCTTTCCTGTGGTTGGCGGGAGAATGACCGTATGTACGTGTGTACGCGGCTTTCGTATGAAGATGAGGAAATTATTGAGATGACATTGGGTGCGGCAAAGGCTGGTACAGGCATCGGTCACGGTGTTATTATTGTCTGCGCACATGAGGAGAATGTATGA
- a CDS encoding IS481 family transposase, which yields MKSITQDIKYYQAILSYADQHGVTKAAIKYRTYRQFIYRLRNRYDGTPKSLAPKSRRPHHHPNEHSDQEIALIRRMRKRRPNTGLVRFWVRLRKKGYTRSIAGLYRCMKRLGLKTSKPKKPVYQPKPYQQATFPGEKVQIDVKVVPSACIVGQAKEQGEKMYQYTAIDECTRFRFIAAFKEQSTYSSMLFLQQLIRRFPFKIHKVQTDNGAEFTKRFQAADEENLTLFEKELKRLGIAHQKIRPYTPRHNGKVERSHRKDNEEFYATHTFYSFEDFKVQLARRNREYNNFPMRPLGWKSPRETLSLLLSCVTYD from the coding sequence ATGAAAAGCATAACACAGGACATCAAGTATTATCAAGCGATTCTTTCCTATGCAGATCAGCATGGCGTCACAAAGGCTGCCATTAAGTACCGCACTTATCGCCAGTTCATCTATCGACTGCGTAATCGCTACGATGGTACACCCAAATCCCTCGCACCAAAGTCGCGACGCCCCCATCATCACCCCAACGAACACTCCGATCAAGAGATTGCCCTCATTCGGCGGATGCGCAAACGTCGTCCCAATACGGGTCTTGTCCGCTTCTGGGTGCGCCTGCGTAAAAAGGGGTATACACGCTCCATTGCCGGTCTTTACCGCTGCATGAAACGTCTGGGGCTTAAAACAAGCAAGCCCAAGAAACCTGTATATCAGCCAAAACCATATCAGCAGGCAACCTTCCCCGGAGAAAAAGTTCAGATTGATGTCAAAGTCGTTCCCTCCGCCTGCATTGTCGGACAGGCAAAAGAGCAGGGCGAGAAGATGTACCAATACACAGCGATTGACGAATGTACACGCTTTCGCTTTATTGCGGCATTTAAGGAGCAATCAACATATTCATCCATGCTTTTCCTGCAGCAGCTCATCCGTCGTTTCCCGTTCAAGATACATAAAGTACAGACAGATAACGGGGCGGAGTTTACCAAGCGTTTCCAAGCGGCGGATGAAGAAAATCTGACGCTGTTTGAAAAGGAGTTAAAGCGTCTTGGCATTGCACACCAGAAGATTCGCCCCTATACGCCGAGGCATAACGGTAAGGTAGAGCGTTCCCACCGAAAGGACAACGAGGAGTTTTACGCCACGCATACGTTTTACTCGTTTGAGGATTTCAAGGTGCAGCTTGCACGGAGAAACAGGGAGTATAACAATTTTCCGATGCGTCCCCTCGGATGGAAGTCTCCTCGTGAGACTCTTTCTCTGCTTCTCTCTTGTGTAACATATGATTGA
- a CDS encoding cobalt-precorrin 5A hydrolase, whose amino-acid sequence MRTALFALTESGVQLARRLADAVEGGGTIHLPERLHGHIPSEYDVVYFSRLADVIKTAFSRYDALICVMATGIVVRMLAPYVESKLYDPAVLVFDEAGRHGISLLSGHIGGANELTRKFCAAVGADPVITTATDVTGVFAPDAIAARLALRPVPKSAIQVLNTALLERKEIAYYIASNLPHAAFYEAQLRAEEIQARLFRGEIPPVGADEYRVIITRAEDVPSESEPRTLYLVPRRLIAGVGCRAGVSEAKILRALTEACGMIGREPSMIDLFASTTVKREEQGLLAAAATLGREIHFYPKERLAAMIERYGLMESDFVRQTIGVGNVSEAAALCAAGEAGGRMALGKTTFGKVTVALLWEK is encoded by the coding sequence GTGAGAACAGCGCTCTTTGCACTGACAGAGAGCGGGGTGCAGCTTGCACGTCGCCTCGCAGACGCGGTCGAGGGCGGCGGGACAATTCATCTGCCCGAGCGTCTGCACGGCCATATTCCGTCAGAATATGATGTAGTATACTTTTCGCGTCTTGCAGATGTCATAAAGACGGCATTTTCGCGCTATGACGCCCTGATATGCGTGATGGCGACGGGGATTGTCGTGCGTATGCTCGCGCCGTATGTGGAGAGTAAGCTGTATGACCCCGCCGTACTTGTCTTTGACGAGGCAGGACGGCACGGCATCAGTCTCCTCTCGGGGCATATCGGCGGTGCGAACGAACTCACACGCAAGTTCTGTGCGGCGGTGGGGGCTGATCCCGTCATCACGACGGCGACGGATGTGACAGGCGTGTTTGCCCCGGATGCGATTGCCGCGCGTCTTGCCCTGCGCCCCGTACCCAAGTCCGCGATACAGGTGCTCAATACGGCTCTGCTTGAGAGGAAGGAAATCGCGTATTATATTGCGAGCAACCTCCCTCATGCTGCGTTCTATGAGGCGCAGCTGCGTGCAGAGGAGATACAGGCACGTCTCTTTCGTGGAGAAATACCCCCCGTGGGGGCGGATGAATACCGTGTTATCATCACGAGGGCAGAAGATGTTCCGAGTGAATCTGAGCCGCGCACACTGTACCTTGTGCCGCGCCGATTGATTGCGGGGGTCGGCTGCCGTGCAGGTGTGTCCGAGGCGAAGATCCTGCGTGCGCTGACGGAGGCGTGCGGTATGATCGGGCGTGAACCGTCAATGATTGATCTTTTCGCGAGTACGACGGTCAAGCGCGAGGAGCAGGGGCTTCTTGCGGCGGCTGCGACCCTCGGGCGGGAGATTCATTTCTACCCGAAGGAGAGATTGGCGGCGATGATTGAACGATACGGGCTCATGGAGTCCGATTTTGTCCGACAGACGATTGGTGTCGGCAACGTATCCGAGGCGGCGGCACTCTGCGCCGCCGGAGAAGCAGGCGGGCGCATGGCGCTCGGCAAAACAACATTTGGGAAAGTGACGGTGGCACTCCTATGGGAAAAATAA
- the cobJ gene encoding precorrin-3B C(17)-methyltransferase, whose translation MGKISVVGIGPGSLDDMTYRARRTIEEATTVVGYKRYVELIAELVDGKKVLDTGMTQEIDRCRAALKAASEGETVVVISSGDAGIYGMAGLVLELLVKMDEKEKPEFGGVIPGVSAMSAAAGLLGAPIMHDFVVISLSDLLTPWEIIQERAELAAQGDFVTALYNPRSNKRVGQINAVQDIFLRHRTPETPVGIVTGASRTNEAVQISTLGKFTNEDINMFSLVIIGNSKTRQVGNWMITPRGYQKREPGL comes from the coding sequence ATGGGAAAAATAAGTGTTGTGGGCATTGGTCCCGGCAGTCTGGATGATATGACCTACCGTGCGCGGCGCACGATCGAAGAGGCGACGACGGTGGTCGGCTATAAGCGCTATGTGGAGCTGATCGCGGAATTGGTCGACGGGAAAAAGGTGCTCGATACAGGCATGACACAGGAGATTGATCGCTGTCGCGCGGCACTCAAGGCTGCGTCGGAGGGAGAGACGGTCGTCGTCATATCGAGCGGCGATGCCGGTATCTACGGAATGGCGGGGCTTGTTCTCGAACTGCTTGTAAAGATGGATGAGAAGGAGAAACCTGAGTTCGGCGGGGTCATTCCCGGGGTTTCTGCGATGAGTGCGGCGGCAGGACTTCTCGGTGCGCCCATTATGCACGATTTTGTCGTTATCAGTCTCTCCGATCTGCTCACGCCGTGGGAGATCATTCAGGAACGTGCGGAGCTGGCGGCACAGGGGGATTTTGTCACGGCACTCTACAATCCGCGCAGCAATAAACGTGTGGGGCAGATCAATGCAGTGCAGGATATTTTCTTGCGCCACCGCACTCCAGAGACTCCGGTCGGTATTGTGACGGGAGCGAGCCGCACAAATGAGGCTGTGCAGATCTCAACGCTTGGGAAATTTACAAACGAGGACATAAACATGTTCTCGCTTGTCATCATCGGTAACTCAAAGACGCGTCAGGTGGGCAACTGGATGATTACGCCGCGCGGCTATCAGAAACGGGAACCGGGGCTGTGA
- the cobK gene encoding precorrin-6A reductase translates to MIFTAAGTQDGREIVRRLCAVGYDVAASVVSSYGQQLLMEQREKGSGRLVVNDTPLDEEGLRTFFKEYGIRVFVDATHPYAVNVSRNAMTACAAEGIPYIRFERDLTDISYENVHLVHSYEEAAETAARFGKNVFLTTGSRNLERFVKAKPLADCTLIARVLPTADVIALCEGLGLAPAQIIAMQGPFSRELNRTMYEKYKADVIVTKNSGTIGGTDAKFQAAEDLGLPVVVIDRPVLDYPRMAHSFEEVKHFVDSVMGS, encoded by the coding sequence GTGATATTCACGGCGGCGGGAACGCAGGACGGGCGCGAAATCGTACGCCGCCTTTGTGCGGTGGGCTATGATGTCGCGGCATCAGTGGTCAGCTCGTACGGACAACAGCTTCTCATGGAGCAGCGGGAAAAAGGCAGTGGACGTCTGGTCGTGAATGATACGCCGCTCGATGAGGAGGGCCTGCGAACCTTTTTTAAAGAGTACGGCATTCGCGTCTTTGTGGACGCAACCCATCCCTATGCGGTCAATGTTTCACGCAACGCCATGACCGCATGTGCGGCCGAGGGAATTCCCTACATCCGTTTTGAACGCGATCTGACGGATATTTCATATGAGAATGTGCATCTTGTACACTCCTACGAGGAGGCGGCAGAGACTGCGGCACGTTTTGGGAAAAATGTATTTCTAACGACGGGCAGCCGCAATCTGGAACGCTTTGTGAAGGCGAAGCCGCTTGCAGACTGTACGCTGATTGCGCGTGTCCTGCCGACGGCAGATGTGATTGCCCTCTGTGAGGGGCTTGGTCTGGCACCGGCGCAGATCATTGCAATGCAGGGGCCGTTTTCGCGCGAACTCAACCGAACTATGTATGAGAAGTACAAGGCGGACGTCATTGTCACGAAGAACAGTGGAACCATTGGCGGCACGGATGCCAAGTTTCAAGCGGCGGAAGATTTGGGACTGCCTGTCGTTGTGATTGATCGCCCTGTGCTCGATTACCCGCGTATGGCACACAGTTTTGAGGAAGTAAAACATTTTGTCGATTCGGTGATGGGATCGTAG
- a CDS encoding precorrin-8X methylmutase, giving the protein MDFIKEPMAIESRSMELIAPHLEGLHLDERATKLYSRLIHASGDVGYAPITRVHPEAIDRAIEALKAGAHIYTDVEMVRTGINKKKLASFGGEVHCLVADPDVAAQAKELGITRSMVAMRRFGKDLDGSIVAIGNAPTALFEVLRLVREEGIRPACIVGIPVGFVGAAESKAELAENGIVPYITVEGTKGGSPIAAAAINALMYTIDNTRP; this is encoded by the coding sequence ATGGACTTTATCAAGGAACCAATGGCGATTGAAAGCCGCAGCATGGAGCTGATTGCCCCCCATCTGGAGGGACTGCATCTGGATGAGCGTGCAACGAAGCTCTATTCGCGTTTGATTCATGCCTCCGGTGATGTCGGCTATGCGCCGATCACGCGTGTGCATCCCGAGGCGATTGATCGTGCCATTGAGGCTCTGAAGGCGGGCGCTCACATCTACACGGATGTTGAAATGGTGCGTACGGGCATCAACAAGAAAAAGCTCGCATCGTTTGGCGGCGAGGTACATTGTCTGGTTGCTGATCCCGATGTTGCCGCTCAGGCAAAGGAGCTTGGAATTACGCGTTCGATGGTCGCCATGCGCCGATTCGGCAAGGATCTCGACGGCAGTATTGTCGCCATCGGCAATGCGCCCACGGCACTTTTCGAGGTGCTTCGCCTTGTGCGCGAGGAGGGGATTCGTCCCGCGTGCATCGTGGGGATTCCCGTTGGATTCGTGGGTGCGGCGGAGTCCAAGGCGGAGCTTGCAGAGAACGGCATTGTCCCGTACATCACGGTTGAGGGGACGAAGGGCGGCAGTCCGATTGCGGCGGCGGCGATCAATGCGCTCATGTATACCATTGACAACACGCGTCCCTAA
- the cbiD gene encoding cobalt-precorrin-5B (C(1))-methyltransferase CbiD, protein MAKNLRSGYTTGACAAAGVKAAFLFMAGADWSTVDLIALDGTPLTIPVKSVTETTEGIRAEVVKFSGDDPDITNGASVFTTVALRDEAGIEFCAGEGVGTVTKRGMSLPVGEPSINEGPRKLIRNVIEEMTGRTDTGARVTIAIPAGVELAKKTLNPVLGIEGGISVIGTTGVLRPMSEEAFKDSLVPQIDVALAAGEPVLVFVPGKIGEKIARSLGVPQTALIETSNFIGFMLDRAAERGAEKILILGHTGKLVKMAAGVFHTHNRIADARLETLAAYAAAEGLAQDAVRAVLAANTTEDAMEIISAAGLMEQVCAVIAERVHIRAERYLFGRVQVGALMVNFAGDILGTDARARCFARAYGWRLEK, encoded by the coding sequence ATGGCAAAGAATTTACGCAGTGGCTACACGACGGGCGCGTGTGCGGCGGCGGGAGTCAAAGCTGCGTTTCTCTTTATGGCGGGGGCGGATTGGAGTACGGTTGACCTGATTGCGCTCGACGGAACGCCTCTGACGATTCCGGTGAAGTCTGTCACGGAGACGACAGAGGGGATTCGAGCCGAGGTGGTGAAGTTTTCGGGGGATGATCCCGACATCACGAACGGTGCCTCCGTGTTCACCACGGTCGCGCTGCGCGATGAGGCAGGTATTGAGTTCTGTGCGGGCGAGGGTGTCGGTACGGTGACGAAGCGCGGCATGAGTCTCCCCGTCGGTGAGCCGTCGATCAATGAAGGCCCACGAAAGTTGATTCGCAACGTCATTGAGGAGATGACGGGGCGTACCGATACAGGTGCACGCGTGACGATCGCCATTCCCGCAGGCGTGGAACTGGCGAAGAAAACCTTGAACCCCGTACTTGGCATCGAGGGTGGAATCTCCGTGATCGGGACGACGGGAGTCCTCCGTCCGATGTCGGAGGAGGCGTTCAAGGATTCCCTTGTGCCACAGATCGATGTGGCACTTGCGGCGGGCGAGCCGGTGCTCGTATTCGTACCCGGAAAGATCGGGGAGAAAATCGCACGTTCGCTTGGTGTACCGCAGACAGCACTGATCGAGACGAGCAATTTCATCGGGTTTATGTTGGATCGTGCCGCAGAGCGTGGGGCGGAGAAAATCCTCATCCTCGGTCATACGGGGAAACTTGTGAAAATGGCGGCGGGGGTGTTTCACACGCACAACCGCATTGCAGATGCACGCCTTGAAACGCTTGCCGCTTATGCTGCGGCAGAGGGGCTGGCGCAGGATGCTGTGCGTGCCGTTCTTGCAGCGAATACGACGGAGGATGCGATGGAGATCATCTCCGCTGCAGGTCTGATGGAGCAGGTCTGTGCCGTGATTGCAGAGCGCGTCCATATTCGCGCAGAACGCTATCTCTTCGGCAGGGTTCAGGTCGGTGCGCTGATGGTGAACTTTGCGGGGGATATTCTCGGTACAGATGCACGGGCGCGTTGCTTCGCCCGTGCATACGGATGGAGACTTGAGAAGTGA